In the Desulfitobacterium hafniense DCB-2 genome, GCTGTATGACCCGGAATTTACTCATGAATACCGGCAAGGACGTTCTACATGAAAACAGCCATTGTGGTGCTGAGGGACCAAGGCTTACAGACAGCCTGCCGGATTATCGGAAAGTGGCCTGAAGAGGAAGCGGTCTCCCTCTATCTGCACCGGCGCCTTCAGGGCCAGGAGCATGTTCAGGAAAGGGAAGAAGTGAAAGAAGCGCCCCCTGGCCTCCGCCCTCATTATTTTGACAAGCTGAATGACGTTCTGCCTAAACTATGGGAAAGTTCCTCCCTCCTGATTTTTATCATGGCTACGGGGATTGTCGTTCGCCATATTGCCCCTTTTCTGCAGGGGAAAGATCGGGATCCGGCCGTATTGGTGCTGGATGAAAAAGGCGAGTTTGCCATCTCCCTCTTATCCGGCCATTTAGGAGGAGCCAATGCCTGGGCGAAATCCGTAGCCCAGTGGATCAATGCTCGACCGGTGATCACCACGGCTACAGATGTTCAGGGGTTGACCGCACCTGATGAGTACGCCCGGCGTTTCGGCTGGTCAGTGGAACCTTTATCAGGTCTGAAGGAAGTCAATTCTTTGCTGCTGGAGCAGGGGTATCTCAAGGTCTGGACCGATTGTCTGCCGGAGGAACACCCTCTGCGTCAAGATCCTCATTACCATTTTCTTGAGGATGATGATCAAGAACATGCCCAGCTATGGATTACAGCGAAACAGGTGTCTGGAAATGAGGTGTTTGGGCATGAGGTGCCTGGGCCCGGGCAGCTCCAGGGAAAAAGCAGACCCCTGCATTTGCTGCCGAGGATTTTCGGTATCGGAATAGGGTGCCGCCGGGGAGTTAGCCGGGAGCAGGTGATGGAAGCCATTGCGGGAAGTCTCAGGCAAGTAGAGATATCCCCAAAGAGTATTCGGGGGCTATACAGCATTGAACTAAAAGCAGATGAAGCGGGAATTATCGAGGCAGCCCAAACTTTGGGTATACCTTTTCATACTTTTTCAGCTCAAGCAATCCAGAATATGAATGAGCAACGAGGGTTAAGGCCATCGGAATATGTCAAAGAGAAGATTGGAGTGGATGGTGTATGCGAAGCAGCGAGCTTACTGGGAACGAGTCAGGGAGAGTTGGTTCTTCCCAAGCAGAAATGGAACGGGGTCACGGTGGCCATCAGCAAGGCAAAATCTATGTGGTAGGGATTGGTCCCGGGGATGCGGAGCATATGACCCAACGGGCTCAGTCGGTATGGAATGAAGTGGATGTGGTTGCCGGGTACAAGACCTATATTGATTTGATTCGCCCCTGGCTGGCCGATAAAAAAGTGGTGGCCACCGGTATGCGCCAGGAGATTGATCGTTGCCGCGAAGTAGTGGAGATCGCTTTGGAGGGCCAGTCTATCGCCCTGGTCAGCAGTGGCGATGCAGGAGTCTATGGCATGGCGGGGATTCTGATCGAATGTCTGGAAGAAAAAGATGCTCTGGATATTTCTCTGGAGATTATCCCGGGAGTAAGTGCGGCCAATGCTGCCTCATCCCTGCTGGGAGCACCTTTGATGCACGATTTTGCGGTCATTAGTCTGAGTGATCTGCTCACGCCCTGGGAGGTTATCCAAAAACGGGTCAAGCTGGCCGCTGAAGGGGATTTTGTGATGGCCATTTATAATCCTAAGAGCAAAGGCCGTCAGGATCAGATTGAATGGGTTCGTCAGGCTGTACTTGACTATCGTGATCCCCAAACCCCTGTGGGAATTGTCAGAGAAGCGCTGCGTGGAGAGTCGCAAGTGATCATCACCACTCTGGCAGAGTTTACCCAATCCCCCATTGACATGTTGACTACGGTCGTCATCGGCAACTCACATACCCGTGTCATCGGTCCTTATATGGTGACCCCCAGGGGATATATTCTATGAGATTATTTGTCCTGGCGGGAACCGAGGATGGCAGGGAATTAGCCTTGGCCCTGCAAGAACGGGGTCATGAGGTCCTGGTTTCAACCTTAACGGAATACGGGGCTGAACTGGCTGAACGTCAGGGTCTTCGTACCTGTTCGGGTGCTCTGGATCAAGATTCCCTGATGAAGATTCTGCAGGAACAGGCAATTCATGCCCTGATTGATGCCACCCACCCTTATGCTCAGAATATCCGGAATTTAGCCCGGTGCGTGGCCGGTGAATGCAATTTGCCCTATTTCCGCTGGGAGCGCCCTTCGGGAGCTTATCCTGTTCACCCCCTCCTTTATTTTACCGCCACTATTGAGGGGGCTGCCCGATTGGCAGCCCGGTTGGGTAAGCGGATCTTTCTCAGTACCGGAAGCAAAAATCTCCGGGACTGGATGGAGAGCCCGAAATTAAAGGATTGTCAGTTATATGTCCGGGTGCTTCCCACCTCCCAGGTTCTCAGCCAATGTGAAGAGGCGGGGTTGAAGCCTTACCAGATTATTGCCATGCAGGGGCCGTTTAGCCAAAGATTCAATGAAGGACTTTGGGAGCAGCTAAACATCGATGTAGTGATCACCAAGGACAGCGGTGCCGTCGGTGGTACGGATGAGAAAGTCCAGGCCTGTCTGCAGCTGGGCATTCCCATTATTGTGTTGGAACGGCCCCAGGAAACCCAAGCGGGGATGGCGGCAGAAAAAGATACAGCGACGATTGAAGAGTTTATGAGAAAGGTGGAGGAGCATTGTGAAAACTGAATTTTTACTTTTAGGTCATGGGAGCCGCCGCCAGGAGGCTAATCAAGGATTGATTGAGGTAGCTCATAAAGTGAGCAAGATCCTGGGGGAAGAGGTAACTCCGGTTTTTATGGATCATGATAAGCCCAGTTTACCTGATGGAGTCCTGGAAAAAATTCAAGAGGGTGCCAAGAAGATTATCATTATGCCCCTCTTTTTATTTCGGGGCATGCATGTTACTGTGGATATCCATGAGGAGATTCGTGAGATCAAGGAACAATACCCTGATGTAGAGATTTTATTCGCCAATGAACTGGGTGCGGATGATGTCATTGCACAGTTGGCAAGCCTAAGAATCAAGGAGGCCTTGGGGGCATGAAGGGATTTATAACCGACCCGCTGGAAATTGAGCGGGAAAGCATGCGGATTATTCACGGATACTTGCAGCAGGAATGGACTGAGCAGGAGTTAAAAGTCGTGGAGCGCTGCATCCATACCAGTGGGGACCCTACCCTGGAATCGGTAATCCGCATTCATCCTCAGGGGATTGAGGCCGGGCTTAAGGCTCTGCAGCAAGGGGCTCCGGTGATTACCGATGTGGAAATGGTCAGAGCGGGAATTGCTAAGAAGCAATTAGCCCAGTTAGGCGGCGTTGCGGAATGTTTTCTCAGTGATCCCCGGGTTGCGGATCAGGCTGCTGAATGGGGGATTACCCGCTCCATGGCGGCTCTGCGTTTGAACAAGGAGCGCCTGAAAGGAGCTATTGTGGCTATTGGCAATGCTCCCACCGCTTTGTTGGAAGTGCTGGAGCTAGCTCAGGATCCCGAGACCCGGCCGGCCTTGGTGGTTGGCATACCGGTGGGCTTTGTGGGAGCCAGGGAATCCAAGGATCTGCTTTGGGATGAGCATCAGGAGCTTCCTTCCATTACAATCCTGGGGAATCGGGGGGGGAGCCCCTTAGCGGCAACCTGTGTCAACGCCTTGATCTATCTCGCCGTAAACCGGGAGATCTAAAAATGAGGTGAGAGAATGAGTGGAAAAAAAGCAGCAGCCCGGCTGATGATCCAAGGGACATCTTCCAATGTCGGAAAAAGTGTCTTAGCAGCGGCTTTTTGCCGGATATTTTATCAGGAAGGGTATCATGTAGCACCCTTTAAAGCGCAAAACATGGCTTTAAATTCCTTTATTACCCGCTCCGGAGGAGAGATGGGCAGAGCTCAGGTGGTGCAGGCTCAAGCTGCAGGATTGGAGCCTGATGTACGGATGAATCCTGTTCTGCTCAAGCCTACGGGGCATACGGGCTCCCAGGTGATTGTTCTGGGCAAAGCCCAGGGGACTCTTTCTGCCCTCAAATATCACGGCGATTATCAGAGAAAAACCTGGCCCATTGTGGAAGAAGCTCTCCACGAACTTCTTGAGGAACATGAGATTGTGGTCATTGAAGGAGCCGGGAGCCCTGCCGAAGTAAATCTCAAGCAAAATGATATTGTCAATATGCGCGTGGCTAAGGAAGCCCAGGCCCCCGTGCTCCTGGTGGCGGATATTGACCGTGGGGGAGCCCTGGCTTCCGTGGTCGGCACCCTTGAACTCCTTGAGCCGGAAGAGCGCCAATTGGTTCAGGGAATTGTGATGAACAAATTCCGTGGGGATATTAAGCTTTTGCAGCCCGCCCTGGATTTTCTCGAAGAGCGAACCGGAATTCCTGTGGTGGGAGTCGTACCCTTCTATGATCAATTCAAGATCCCGGAAGAAGATTCCGTGGTTCTCGAAGAACAGAATACAAGCAAACGGGATCAAGGGAAGAGCCGGGATGAAGCCTTGGATGTGGCGGTCATCCGCTTACCCTATTTATCCAATTTCACGGATTTCGATCCTTTTGAAGATGAGCCCGATGTCATTCTCCGCTATGTCCGAGAACCTTCTGAGCTGGGAGAGCCGGATTGTGTCATTATCCCCGGAAGTAAAAATACCTTATCGGATCTGCGGTTTTTATGGGAGAGCGGCCTGGGTGAGAAAATCATTAAGTTCTGGCAAGAAGATGTCCCGATTATCGGCATTTGCGGCGGCTATCAAATGCTGGGACGAATCGTCCGGGATCCTTTGGGCACGGAATCCGACTTAAAGGAAATTGCGGGGCTGGGTATTCTTCCTATGGAGACCGAGTTTGAGTTGGATAAACACACGGTGCAAAGCCGTGGCAAGGTCGTGGGAGGGGAATTGTTCCTGGCACGCTGTCAGGGGACCGAGATCACCGGTTATGAGATTCATATGGGACGTTCCCAGGGAGAAGGTCATTCTCTTTTTGAGATCGAAGCCCAGGAAACGGCCTATGGGGATGGTATGTCGGCCGGCAGTGCTGTAGGAACTTACCTCCATGGGATCTTTGATAATGATCCCTTGCGGACCGCACTCCTGGAATGGCTTTGGGAGAGAAGAGGAGGAACACGCCCGGTGGGCGAGACCATGTCCCAGGCAGCAATTCGTGAGCAATCTTTTAATGAACTGGCGGACTGGGTAAGAAATAGTATGGATATGGAAAAAATCCGTGCCATGATGGGTCTGCATAAAGGATGATGTTCATGATATTAATGCTTCATCCCCTGGCTTTTGGTCTGGGATTTCTATGGGATCAAGCCGTGGGTGATCCGCCCAAATGGCCTCATCCTGTGATCTACATGGGGAAGGCTATCGCTTGGTATGAACAGCGTTTTAACCAGGGGAGCCCCCAACTCCGCCGTCTCAAGGGCGCTCTGCTCACCTTGGCCCTGGTGATCGGAAGCTATGCCTTGACAGCGGGTGTCATTGAGGGAGCCCAAGAAATCTCCGCCGCTTTGGGCCTTATCATTGAAGTGCTTCTCCTTGGCTCCACCCTGGCCGGTAAATCCCTTCTGGAGGCCGGAAATCTGGTGCTCACCCCATTAAGAGAAGGAAACCTTGATGAAGCCCGCCATAAACTGGGCTGGTTTGTCAGCCGCGATACTGCTCAATTGCCGGAAGGGGAAATAGTGCGGGGTACGGTGGAGACCTTAGCGGAGAATTTTGTGGACGGAATCCTTTCCCCCCTATTTTATATGCTGATTGGCGGCGCACCCTTGGCGATGGCTTTTAAGGCTGTAAGCACTCTGGACTCCATGATCGGCTATCGCAATGAGCGTTATGAAGATTTTGGCTGGTTTGCCGCCCGGACCGATGACTGGGCGAATTATCTGCCGGCCCGTCTCTCAGTGGGCATTCTGCTGCTGGCCGGCTGGTTTTATAAACTGCCGGTAGGCCATGCCCTGACCATCTGGCGCAGGGATGCCAAAACCCATCCCAGCCCCAATGGCGGTAATCCGGAGAGTGTCGTCGCAGGATTGCTGGAGATCCAGCTGGGAGGGAAGAACATCTATCATGGTCAGGTTCATCACCGGGCTGAAATGGGTGATCCTCTCCATGAGCTGACCTGGCGTGATATTGAGCGGTGCCGGAAGTTAGTCCGGTTGGGGACGTGGATCAGTTTTGCGCTCATCCTTTCGGGTATCGTTTTGGTCAATAGCATCATGTAGAAAATCTGACTTGGAAGAGCTCCGGAAGTTGAGTCTCCAGGATTCTTGCTTTACACCGGTCGCTCCATAAGCTGCGCGGACAAAACTAACGCTCAAGCTCTCCGCTGCGTGCTTTTCGCGAAGTTTTGTTTCCGCTCGCTTAAATTCGCTTTCTTTTGTAAGGCAAGAATCCTTGGGCTGCTTTTCGGGTCTGGGTGAGCGAGGCGTTGTGGAATAAATGGCCCGACTCAAGCAACTTTTTCAGCCTTACGGACACCGCTGCGGCATAGTCGGCTACCTTGGAAAAGACGCTGGAGCTGGCCCCAGAGATGACTCCAGAAAAAGCTCGTAAAAGATCCAAGAGAATCTAAAAGACCCGAAAGCGTAGCTTTGCGTACAAAAGCGGACGGATTTAGCGGAGGGGCGGTCGGGTGAACGAGGCTTTCTTAACATTGTGGAGCCACTGGTTCACATGCAGAAAGCAGCGGGGTTTGGCGTAACAGTTAAGAAAGCGAGTGAGCCAGCTCTGGAGCTATGGAGTACGCGTTGTGCGTGAAGCTACGCGACCCGGATAGCTCTCTCATCCATTGCCGGAATTGCAATAAACGTCTGCTCTGAAAAGACTCGCAAACACAGCTCACATGCAACTAGGCGTCCCCAAAATCTTTTACAAAGAGGTGAAGACAATGCCCCATTCCCTGCCTCCCCGTATTCTTATCGCCGGGACCCATAGCGGAGTTGGCAAAACGACCATTGCCACAGGGATTATGGCTGCTCTGACTCGGAGAGGGCTGCCTGTACAACCCTATAAAGTTGGTCCCGACTACATCGATCCCAGCTATCATACTTTGGCTACAGGCCGTTCTTCCCGAAATTTAGACCGCTGGATGCTCAGGGAAGAATTAATTCCGATTTTTGCAAGAACTTCTCAGGATTGCTGGGCGGTCATCGAAGGAGTTATGGGACTTTTCGATGGGGTATCCGGAACCAAAGGGTACGGAAGCAGTGCGGATATTGCCAAACTGCTGGATGCCCCTGTGGTCCTGATCCTGGATGCGGGTAATTTATCACGCAGTGCAGCGGCCGTGGTCCATGGTTTTTGCACCTTTGACCCTGAGGTCAAGATCGCCGGAGTCATTCTCAATCGGGTGAAATCTCCAGCTCAGGAAAGCTTGCTGCGTGAAGCCCTTAGTGAAATTCAAGTCCCCATCTTGGGAGTGCTGCCTAAAGAAGAGGGAATCCGTCTGCCCGAACGGCATCTGGGGTTGGTCCCTTCTCAGGAACAAGCTTTTCAGGAGAGTTTTTTTGATGAGCTGATCAGCGTGGTGAACCGCACCATTGACCTGGAACAGATCCAAAGGATTATGCAGCAAAGGGTTATACAGGAAGCTCCGCCGGAAAAGCAGTCTGTCGCTGAGCTAACTTGCCCTAAGGGCACCGCTTCATGGGGCGGAGAACCGATTCTCCATGAAGGCTTAAGTGAAGAAGCAGCAGCGGGGAATCGCAATTACCATCCCCTGCGCTTGGGAGTGGCCCGGGATGAGGCCTTTTCCTTTTACTATCAGGATGCTTTGGATTGTGCAGAGAACCTGGGATTTGTTCTGGTTCCCTTCAGCCCCCTTCATGATTCGTCTCTGCCGGCTGGATTGGATGGACTCTTTTTTGGCGGCGGATTCCCGGAGCTGCATTTAGAACGGCTCAGCCAAAACCAGAGTTTTTTGGAATCCTTACGGCAGTTCTCCCGATCAGGGAAGCCTATCTACGGGGAATGCGGGGGATATATGTATCTGGGCACCCAGGTTACGGATTTCGAAGGCAGAACCTACCCCATGGCCGGACTGATTCCCATTGCGGCGGAGATGGCGCCAAAGCTCCAGGGCATGGGCTACCGCCAGGGAATCTTCCGCCGGGATAATTTTCTGAGTAAGGCAGGAAATATGGTCTACGGTCATGAATTTCATTATTCAAAAGTAAACTATTTAAGTTGTGATGATGAAGCTTTTCCTGCTTTTGAACTGGTCAAAGGTGAGAGATCCTTAAGGATGGACGGCTATGCACGGGATAATATCGTGGCCTCCTATCTTCATATCAACTTTGCAGGACAACCGGAGCTTTTACAACATTGGGCGGAGCATATACGGCAAGGAGCATAGGCATGATTCGAGTGTATACAGGCAAAGGAAAAGGGAAAACCACTTCAGCACTGGGGGAGGCCCTGGTGGCACAGTCACAGGGTATTAAAGTTCTGATGGTTCAATTCCTCAAAGGAAGTACCTATATGGGTGAGCTTTATACCATGGGGCGTTTAGGTATACCCTTAATCCAATTTGGTGTAGGCTGCCGTTGGTCGGGTATGATTCGAACAGGCTTAAGGCATTGCAGTGGCTGCGGGGAGTGTTTTCGCCAGAACCGGGATCCGAATGTCGCTCTGCCCCTTGTGGCACAAGGAGTCGAGTTCCTCAGGACACAGATTGAAGAAGGAGATTGGGGTCTTATTATTCTTGATGAAGTGAGTCATGCCCTGAATAAGGGATTCCTGGAAATGGGGATATTGCAGGAACTGATCGGACTGAAACCCGAGGGCCTGGATTGGATTTTGACCGGGCGGGATATGCCTGAGGAATTACTTCCCTTTGTGGAGCATTGGTGGGAGCTTAATCCCATTAAACATCCTTTGCAAGCGGGGATACGCAGCCGAAGGGGGATTGAATACTGATGAAGGGATTAGGTTGGGCAAAATGCCCCGGGACCTGTGGAGAATGGGTTCAAGGAGCGAAAGACGGCACCCCTTTTTTAGTTGGTTGTCCCATCAACCGGTTTGTGGAGGCAAAGGCGGAAATTCTTTTCTCGGAATCCGTCGCCAGGGACAATTCCGGCCATCAGCAGGAGCTTAAGGACTGGATTTGGCAACTTCCCGAGGGTAAAGAAAAGACCCGCCAGGCCTTGGAGCGATTTGCCAGGATTCAGAATCTGCCTCCTTTGACAGGCAAGATTCATATGCAATCCCAATTGCTCATCGGCAAAGGCATGGCCAGCTCCACTGCGGATATGACGGCAGCGGTCAGCGCGGTAGCTCAGGCCTTGGCCATACCTTGGCAGTCTGAGGAACAGGCGCGTTTAGCCTTGGCCATAGAGCCTTCTGATCCGATCATGTTTCCGGGAGTTACGGAATTAGCCCATGGAGACGGCACTTATATCAAATCCCTGGGACCGAAGATTTCGGCTCAGCTGCTGATGTTGGATGGAGGGGGCTTTTTAGACACTCTGGCCTTTAATGCCCGCAGAGATTTGCCGGGCCATTATCGCAAGTATGAACCTAAGATCAAGAACGCTCTGGCTCTTTTCTACGAAGGGATGGCGCAAAGAGATTTAGGGAAAATCGCCCAAGCCGGCACCATAAGTGCCCGTTGCAACCAGGATATTAACCCTAAACCCTTTTTTGAGGAGTTTCTCTCCTGGACATTGGGCAAAGGAGGGCTGGGAGTTATTACAGCTCATAGCGGAACCCTGCTGGCGGGAATTTTTCCCCCGGATTTATCCACAACTGAAAAAAAGAATCTCGAGAGAGAAAGCCGTATTCAATTCCGGCCAGTTAT is a window encoding:
- the cbiB gene encoding adenosylcobinamide-phosphate synthase CbiB, with the translated sequence MILMLHPLAFGLGFLWDQAVGDPPKWPHPVIYMGKAIAWYEQRFNQGSPQLRRLKGALLTLALVIGSYALTAGVIEGAQEISAALGLIIEVLLLGSTLAGKSLLEAGNLVLTPLREGNLDEARHKLGWFVSRDTAQLPEGEIVRGTVETLAENFVDGILSPLFYMLIGGAPLAMAFKAVSTLDSMIGYRNERYEDFGWFAARTDDWANYLPARLSVGILLLAGWFYKLPVGHALTIWRRDAKTHPSPNGGNPESVVAGLLEIQLGGKNIYHGQVHHRAEMGDPLHELTWRDIERCRKLVRLGTWISFALILSGIVLVNSIM
- a CDS encoding precorrin-8X methylmutase gives rise to the protein MKGFITDPLEIERESMRIIHGYLQQEWTEQELKVVERCIHTSGDPTLESVIRIHPQGIEAGLKALQQGAPVITDVEMVRAGIAKKQLAQLGGVAECFLSDPRVADQAAEWGITRSMAALRLNKERLKGAIVAIGNAPTALLEVLELAQDPETRPALVVGIPVGFVGARESKDLLWDEHQELPSITILGNRGGSPLAATCVNALIYLAVNREI
- a CDS encoding GHMP kinase, with product MKGLGWAKCPGTCGEWVQGAKDGTPFLVGCPINRFVEAKAEILFSESVARDNSGHQQELKDWIWQLPEGKEKTRQALERFARIQNLPPLTGKIHMQSQLLIGKGMASSTADMTAAVSAVAQALAIPWQSEEQARLALAIEPSDPIMFPGVTELAHGDGTYIKSLGPKISAQLLMLDGGGFLDTLAFNARRDLPGHYRKYEPKIKNALALFYEGMAQRDLGKIAQAGTISARCNQDINPKPFFEEFLSWTLGKGGLGVITAHSGTLLAGIFPPDLSTTEKKNLERESRIQFRPVIVEWVETYDGGTEGGVMNAWRKSVGRLGTVWETELY
- a CDS encoding cob(I)yrinic acid a,c-diamide adenosyltransferase; translated protein: MIRVYTGKGKGKTTSALGEALVAQSQGIKVLMVQFLKGSTYMGELYTMGRLGIPLIQFGVGCRWSGMIRTGLRHCSGCGECFRQNRDPNVALPLVAQGVEFLRTQIEEGDWGLIILDEVSHALNKGFLEMGILQELIGLKPEGLDWILTGRDMPEELLPFVEHWWELNPIKHPLQAGIRSRRGIEY
- a CDS encoding cobyric acid synthase; the protein is MSGKKAAARLMIQGTSSNVGKSVLAAAFCRIFYQEGYHVAPFKAQNMALNSFITRSGGEMGRAQVVQAQAAGLEPDVRMNPVLLKPTGHTGSQVIVLGKAQGTLSALKYHGDYQRKTWPIVEEALHELLEEHEIVVIEGAGSPAEVNLKQNDIVNMRVAKEAQAPVLLVADIDRGGALASVVGTLELLEPEERQLVQGIVMNKFRGDIKLLQPALDFLEERTGIPVVGVVPFYDQFKIPEEDSVVLEEQNTSKRDQGKSRDEALDVAVIRLPYLSNFTDFDPFEDEPDVILRYVREPSELGEPDCVIIPGSKNTLSDLRFLWESGLGEKIIKFWQEDVPIIGICGGYQMLGRIVRDPLGTESDLKEIAGLGILPMETEFELDKHTVQSRGKVVGGELFLARCQGTEITGYEIHMGRSQGEGHSLFEIEAQETAYGDGMSAGSAVGTYLHGIFDNDPLRTALLEWLWERRGGTRPVGETMSQAAIREQSFNELADWVRNSMDMEKIRAMMGLHKG
- a CDS encoding cobyrinate a,c-diamide synthase, with product MPHSLPPRILIAGTHSGVGKTTIATGIMAALTRRGLPVQPYKVGPDYIDPSYHTLATGRSSRNLDRWMLREELIPIFARTSQDCWAVIEGVMGLFDGVSGTKGYGSSADIAKLLDAPVVLILDAGNLSRSAAAVVHGFCTFDPEVKIAGVILNRVKSPAQESLLREALSEIQVPILGVLPKEEGIRLPERHLGLVPSQEQAFQESFFDELISVVNRTIDLEQIQRIMQQRVIQEAPPEKQSVAELTCPKGTASWGGEPILHEGLSEEAAAGNRNYHPLRLGVARDEAFSFYYQDALDCAENLGFVLVPFSPLHDSSLPAGLDGLFFGGGFPELHLERLSQNQSFLESLRQFSRSGKPIYGECGGYMYLGTQVTDFEGRTYPMAGLIPIAAEMAPKLQGMGYRQGIFRRDNFLSKAGNMVYGHEFHYSKVNYLSCDDEAFPAFELVKGERSLRMDGYARDNIVASYLHINFAGQPELLQHWAEHIRQGA
- a CDS encoding sirohydrochlorin chelatase → MKTEFLLLGHGSRRQEANQGLIEVAHKVSKILGEEVTPVFMDHDKPSLPDGVLEKIQEGAKKIIIMPLFLFRGMHVTVDIHEEIREIKEQYPDVEILFANELGADDVIAQLASLRIKEALGA
- a CDS encoding cobalt-precorrin 5A hydrolase, with amino-acid sequence MKTAIVVLRDQGLQTACRIIGKWPEEEAVSLYLHRRLQGQEHVQEREEVKEAPPGLRPHYFDKLNDVLPKLWESSSLLIFIMATGIVVRHIAPFLQGKDRDPAVLVLDEKGEFAISLLSGHLGGANAWAKSVAQWINARPVITTATDVQGLTAPDEYARRFGWSVEPLSGLKEVNSLLLEQGYLKVWTDCLPEEHPLRQDPHYHFLEDDDQEHAQLWITAKQVSGNEVFGHEVPGPGQLQGKSRPLHLLPRIFGIGIGCRRGVSREQVMEAIAGSLRQVEISPKSIRGLYSIELKADEAGIIEAAQTLGIPFHTFSAQAIQNMNEQRGLRPSEYVKEKIGVDGVCEAASLLGTSQGELVLPKQKWNGVTVAISKAKSMW
- the cobK gene encoding precorrin-6A reductase gives rise to the protein MRLFVLAGTEDGRELALALQERGHEVLVSTLTEYGAELAERQGLRTCSGALDQDSLMKILQEQAIHALIDATHPYAQNIRNLARCVAGECNLPYFRWERPSGAYPVHPLLYFTATIEGAARLAARLGKRIFLSTGSKNLRDWMESPKLKDCQLYVRVLPTSQVLSQCEEAGLKPYQIIAMQGPFSQRFNEGLWEQLNIDVVITKDSGAVGGTDEKVQACLQLGIPIIVLERPQETQAGMAAEKDTATIEEFMRKVEEHCEN
- the cobJ gene encoding precorrin-3B C(17)-methyltransferase: MTQRAQSVWNEVDVVAGYKTYIDLIRPWLADKKVVATGMRQEIDRCREVVEIALEGQSIALVSSGDAGVYGMAGILIECLEEKDALDISLEIIPGVSAANAASSLLGAPLMHDFAVISLSDLLTPWEVIQKRVKLAAEGDFVMAIYNPKSKGRQDQIEWVRQAVLDYRDPQTPVGIVREALRGESQVIITTLAEFTQSPIDMLTTVVIGNSHTRVIGPYMVTPRGYIL